The Macrobrachium rosenbergii isolate ZJJX-2024 chromosome 46, ASM4041242v1, whole genome shotgun sequence genome has a window encoding:
- the LOC136830406 gene encoding zinc finger BED domain-containing protein 5-like — MQERLEGVATSVNKMKGFQRKLKSWKSAVQKDDVPNFPSLQQPGYNGLGTVKNLILNHLEQLREAVGKYFPSLSTEKRDWIVSPFKLADMAEELDFTAIERDKFLDMSADSTLKVKFEKSDVTLAAFWHGTLWEYPNLAKKAISLLLPFSTSYLCEQAFSAMATIKSKQRNRFLSLEDDMRVALSMIRPDIKSLCPKHQSQVSH; from the coding sequence ATGCAGGAGAGACTTGAAGGAGTTGCAACATCAGTTAACAAGATGAAAGGTTTCCAGAGAAAGCTGAAATCATGGAAGTCGGCTGTTCAGAAAGACGATGTGCCAAACTTCCCTTCTCTTCAACAACCAGGATATAACGGTCTTGGAACTGTAAAAAATCTGATTCTTAATCACTTAGAACAGCTGAGAGAAGCAGTTGGTAAGTATTTTCCATCGCTTTCTACAGAGAAACGCGATTGGATTGTATCACCCTTCAAACTGGCTGACATGGCTGAAGAGCTGGACTTCACAGCAATAGAACGTGACAAATTTCTTGATATGTCTGCTGATTCAACACTGAAAGTCAAATTTGAGAAGAGTGATGTAACACTGGCAGCTTTTTGGCATGGAACATTGTGGGAATATCCTAATCTGGCTAAGAAAGCTATTTCTCTACTTTTGCCCTTCTCCACATCGTATCTGTGCGAGCAGGCATTTTCTGCCATGGCTACAATAAAATCGAAACAAAGAAATAGGTTTCTTTCACTTGAGGACGATATGCGGGTTGCATTATCAATGATAAGACCTGATATCAAGAGTTTGTGTCCCAAGCATCAATCACAAGTTTCACACTGA